A stretch of the Thermus thermophilus genome encodes the following:
- a CDS encoding DMT family transporter, which produces MRGYALGLLALNLLTLLWGTTFVVVKGAVEAMPASALVFLRFLVASLFFLPWLARLPRGAWGPGMELAFWLLLGYASQAIGLQYTSASRSAFITALNVVLVPLLLSLAGRRVGRAGVAALLAFLGVGLLSYDPNQPPFNVGDLWTLVTAVTYALYIVRLEVHAKAIPSLPLTAVQVVGTALLAGPWALWEGGLSWEVPWGAVLYLGVVATALTTWLQTWGQRHVPAPQAAVLYTLEPVWATLFAFLLLGERMGLTGALGAFLVIGATLQAIRRSPA; this is translated from the coding sequence ATGCGCGGCTACGCCCTGGGCCTTCTCGCCCTGAACCTCCTCACCCTCCTCTGGGGCACCACCTTCGTGGTGGTGAAGGGCGCCGTGGAGGCCATGCCCGCAAGCGCCCTGGTCTTCCTCCGCTTCCTGGTGGCGAGCCTCTTCTTCCTCCCCTGGCTTGCGCGCCTTCCCAGGGGGGCTTGGGGGCCGGGGATGGAGCTCGCCTTCTGGCTCCTCCTGGGGTACGCCAGCCAGGCCATCGGCCTCCAGTACACCTCCGCCAGCCGGAGCGCCTTCATCACCGCCTTGAACGTGGTCCTGGTGCCCCTCCTCCTCTCCCTGGCCGGGAGGAGGGTGGGGCGGGCGGGGGTGGCGGCGCTTCTCGCCTTTTTGGGGGTGGGGCTCCTCTCCTACGATCCCAACCAGCCTCCCTTCAACGTGGGGGACCTCTGGACCCTGGTCACGGCGGTGACCTATGCCCTTTACATCGTCCGCCTCGAGGTCCACGCCAAGGCCATCCCCTCCTTGCCCCTCACCGCGGTCCAGGTGGTGGGCACGGCCCTCCTCGCCGGGCCCTGGGCCCTTTGGGAGGGGGGGCTTTCCTGGGAAGTCCCCTGGGGAGCGGTGCTCTACCTGGGGGTGGTGGCCACGGCCCTCACCACCTGGCTCCAGACCTGGGGGCAGAGGCACGTCCCCGCGCCCCAGGCGGCCGTCCTCTACACCCTGGAGCCGGTCTGGGCCACCCTCTTCGCCTTCCTCCTCCTGGGGGAGCGCATGGGCCTTACGGGGGCCCTGGGGGCTTTTCTGGTGATCGGGGCCACCCTGCAGGCTATCCGCCGATCCCCAGCATGA
- a CDS encoding gamma-glutamylcyclotransferase family protein, which produces MEAVFVYGTLKRGERNHPLVRPYLHRVLPGFVEGFRLYHLPQGPHRPYAYPGLVPGEGRVFGEVLFLRPEALPLLDALEEEGEEYRRVRVRVETEEGPLEAWAYLYLGSLEGALPLPQGVWKG; this is translated from the coding sequence ATGGAGGCCGTCTTCGTCTACGGGACCCTGAAGCGGGGGGAGCGGAACCACCCTTTGGTGCGCCCCTACCTCCACCGGGTCCTTCCCGGCTTCGTGGAGGGCTTTCGCCTCTACCACCTGCCCCAGGGCCCCCACCGCCCCTACGCCTACCCGGGCCTGGTGCCGGGGGAGGGGCGGGTCTTTGGGGAGGTGCTCTTCCTCCGGCCCGAGGCCTTACCCCTTCTGGACGCCCTGGAGGAGGAGGGGGAGGAGTACAGGCGGGTGAGGGTGCGGGTGGAGACGGAGGAAGGCCCCCTGGAGGCCTGGGCCTACCTCTACCTGGGAAGCCTCGAGGGGGCCCTGCCCCTTCCCCAGGGGGTCTGGAAGGGGTAG
- a CDS encoding tetratricopeptide repeat protein, producing the protein MEGVKDLEAEAFSGDPKAQALLHFLRLLRRKDYAGARAYAEGFPEGERERLLRGLALLEEDPEALDDPLFAAEKEVVLGVKAVREGRREEAEAHFKRALALDPAHHRALANLGTLHLEGGRLEEALALYQEALKLAPEDPLLHENLAALYKRKGDLDKMVAHMKRATRLKMAPPPSLDPLTGRPRRPFRLPLWAWFFLLALLAYLFLHKP; encoded by the coding sequence ATGGAGGGCGTGAAGGACCTCGAGGCGGAGGCCTTTTCCGGGGATCCCAAGGCCCAAGCCCTCCTCCACTTCCTCAGGCTCCTCCGTCGCAAGGACTACGCCGGGGCGCGGGCCTACGCCGAGGGCTTTCCCGAGGGGGAGAGGGAGCGCCTTCTTCGGGGGCTTGCCCTTCTGGAGGAGGACCCCGAGGCCCTGGACGACCCCCTCTTCGCCGCGGAGAAGGAGGTGGTCCTGGGGGTGAAGGCGGTGCGGGAGGGGCGGCGGGAGGAGGCGGAGGCGCACTTCAAAAGGGCCCTCGCCTTGGACCCCGCGCACCACCGGGCCCTCGCCAACCTGGGGACCCTCCACCTGGAGGGGGGGAGGCTGGAGGAGGCCTTGGCCCTCTACCAAGAGGCCCTCAAGCTCGCCCCCGAGGACCCCCTCCTCCACGAGAACCTGGCCGCCCTCTACAAGCGTAAGGGGGACCTGGACAAGATGGTGGCCCACATGAAGCGGGCGACCCGCCTGAAGATGGCCCCGCCCCCCTCCTTAGACCCCCTCACGGGCAGGCCCAGGCGCCCTTTCCGCCTGCCCCTTTGGGCCTGGTTTTTCCTCCTCGCCCTCCTCGCCTACCTCTTCCTCCATAAGCCGTAG
- a CDS encoding SagB/ThcOx family dehydrogenase → MEKHPGKLFYRLSRLAPGDALPLKRRPKAKVYANPLETQALPPFRQDGGPPLFRAMAHLRPLLPEVGASLTLKDLSQVLYPLAEREGRRGFPSAGEAYPLEAYLVVRRVEGVFPGVYHYFPREHQLFQIASKVEEAAWAEALMGVALDRAAALLVLTLLPERSEALFGLRGYRYALLEAGYAAGLVLLAAVGQGLAAYPAETFHDEGVARLLGLPEGEYPGIVVVLGR, encoded by the coding sequence ATGGAGAAGCATCCCGGTAAGCTCTTTTACCGCCTAAGCCGCTTGGCCCCCGGGGACGCCCTACCCCTCAAGCGGAGGCCCAAGGCCAAGGTCTACGCCAACCCCCTGGAGACCCAGGCCCTGCCCCCCTTCCGCCAGGACGGGGGACCCCCCCTCTTCCGGGCCATGGCCCACCTCAGGCCCCTCCTCCCCGAGGTGGGGGCCTCCCTCACCCTCAAGGACCTCTCCCAGGTCCTCTACCCCCTGGCGGAGCGGGAGGGGCGGCGGGGCTTCCCCTCGGCGGGGGAGGCCTACCCCCTCGAGGCCTACCTGGTGGTGCGCCGGGTGGAGGGGGTCTTCCCCGGGGTCTACCACTACTTCCCCCGGGAGCACCAGCTCTTCCAGATCGCCAGCAAGGTGGAGGAGGCCGCCTGGGCCGAGGCCTTGATGGGGGTGGCCCTGGACCGGGCGGCCGCCCTCCTCGTCCTCACCCTCCTGCCTGAGCGGAGCGAGGCCCTCTTCGGCCTCAGGGGGTACCGCTACGCCCTCCTGGAGGCGGGCTACGCCGCAGGCCTCGTCCTCCTCGCCGCCGTGGGCCAGGGGTTGGCCGCCTACCCGGCGGAGACCTTCCACGACGAGGGGGTGGCCCGGCTTCTGGGCCTTCCCGAGGGGGAGTATCCTGGGATCGTGGTGGTTTTGGGGCGGTGA
- the moaA gene encoding GTP 3',8-cyclase MoaA, which produces MRLLDNYGRVIKDLRISVTPRCNLHCLYCHPLGLEMREPPGTLTVEEVDHFLEAASLLGLSSVRFTGGEPLVRKELPEMIARARAKEGVEDVAITTNGLLFAKRAKELVEAGLNRVNISLDALTPEVFARITRGGKVERVLEAIEKALELGLHPVKLNAVVIRGMNEEEVVPLAGLSLDRPLHVRFIEYMHLDNSDPEEYRRRFVPGKETRARIEAVYGPLEPVPHDPTSPARVFKVPGAQGTVGFINPVTEPFCSNCSRLRLTSDKKLRPCLLTDLEMDIAWAFAAPEPVEALVDAILIATNRKPAFGNTLPTLRKRVMLGIGG; this is translated from the coding sequence ATGAGGCTTTTAGACAACTACGGGCGCGTGATCAAGGACCTCCGCATCTCCGTCACCCCCCGGTGCAACCTCCACTGCCTCTACTGCCATCCCCTGGGCCTGGAGATGCGGGAGCCCCCGGGCACCCTCACCGTGGAGGAGGTGGACCACTTCCTCGAGGCCGCCTCCCTCCTCGGCCTCTCCTCCGTGCGCTTCACCGGGGGTGAGCCCCTGGTGCGGAAGGAGCTTCCCGAGATGATCGCCCGGGCCCGGGCGAAGGAAGGGGTGGAGGACGTGGCCATCACCACCAACGGCCTCCTCTTCGCCAAGCGGGCCAAGGAGCTCGTGGAGGCGGGGCTTAACCGGGTGAACATCTCCTTAGACGCCCTCACCCCCGAGGTCTTCGCCCGCATCACCCGGGGGGGGAAGGTGGAGCGGGTCCTCGAGGCCATAGAGAAGGCCCTGGAGCTCGGCCTCCACCCGGTGAAGCTCAACGCCGTGGTGATCCGGGGGATGAACGAGGAGGAGGTGGTGCCCCTGGCGGGGCTTTCCCTGGACCGACCCCTCCACGTGCGCTTCATTGAGTACATGCACCTGGACAACTCCGACCCCGAGGAGTACCGCCGCCGCTTCGTCCCCGGCAAAGAGACCCGGGCCCGGATTGAGGCGGTCTACGGCCCCCTGGAGCCCGTCCCCCACGACCCCACCTCCCCGGCCCGGGTCTTCAAGGTCCCCGGGGCCCAGGGCACGGTGGGCTTCATCAACCCGGTGACGGAACCCTTTTGCTCCAACTGCTCCAGGCTCCGCCTCACCTCGGACAAGAAGCTCAGGCCCTGCCTCCTCACCGACCTGGAGATGGACATCGCCTGGGCCTTCGCCGCCCCCGAGCCCGTGGAGGCCCTGGTGGACGCCATCCTCATCGCCACGAACCGCAAGCCCGCCTTCGGCAACACCCTGCCCACCCTGCGCAAGCGGGTCATGCTGGGGATCGGCGGATAG
- the glgC gene encoding glucose-1-phosphate adenylyltransferase translates to MVKVEVLGMILAGGQGSRLYPLTAKRAKPAVPFGAKYRIIDFVLNNFVNSGIYAIYVLTQYKAQSLTEHIQRYWRFGAFLEDHFILLVPAQMYRYEELGPVWYRGTADAIYQNLHLVHNHAPKAVAVFGGDHIFKMNIRHMVEYHYDTRADITIAAYPVPVAEATRFGVLQVDEEWRITEFQEKPEEPKPIPGRPGVALASMGNYIFRTEALFELLEADARDETSAHDFGKDVIPRALREGYRVYAYDFHRNPIPGQEGPNLYWRDVGTLDAYYEASMDLVKVVPEFDLFNPEWPLRTANLFSPPAKFVHETGERVGRALNSLLAGGVIVSGGTVRESVLFRRVRVNSYSLVERSVLFDDVEVGRYCRIRNAIIDKNVKIPPHTEIGYDLELDRARGFTVTPEGVVVVPKGYRF, encoded by the coding sequence ATGGTCAAGGTGGAAGTGCTGGGAATGATTCTTGCCGGAGGCCAGGGGAGCCGCCTCTACCCCCTCACGGCCAAGCGGGCCAAGCCCGCGGTGCCCTTCGGGGCCAAGTACCGCATCATTGACTTTGTCCTCAACAACTTCGTGAACTCCGGCATCTACGCCATCTACGTCCTCACCCAGTACAAAGCCCAGTCCCTCACGGAGCACATCCAGCGCTACTGGCGCTTCGGGGCCTTTTTGGAGGACCACTTCATCCTCCTCGTGCCCGCCCAGATGTACCGCTACGAGGAGCTCGGACCCGTCTGGTACCGGGGCACGGCGGACGCCATCTACCAGAACCTCCACCTGGTGCACAACCACGCCCCCAAGGCGGTAGCCGTCTTCGGCGGGGACCACATCTTCAAGATGAACATCCGCCACATGGTGGAGTACCACTACGACACCCGGGCCGACATCACCATCGCCGCCTACCCCGTCCCCGTGGCCGAGGCCACCCGCTTCGGCGTGTTGCAGGTGGACGAGGAGTGGCGCATCACCGAGTTCCAGGAGAAGCCAGAGGAGCCCAAGCCCATTCCCGGCCGCCCCGGCGTGGCCCTCGCCTCCATGGGCAACTACATCTTCCGCACCGAGGCCCTCTTTGAGCTTCTGGAGGCGGACGCCAGGGACGAGACCAGCGCCCACGACTTCGGCAAGGACGTCATCCCCCGGGCCCTTAGGGAGGGGTATAGGGTCTACGCCTACGACTTCCACCGCAACCCCATCCCCGGCCAGGAGGGCCCCAACCTCTACTGGCGGGACGTGGGGACCCTGGACGCGTATTACGAGGCCAGCATGGACCTGGTGAAGGTGGTCCCCGAGTTTGACCTCTTCAACCCGGAGTGGCCCCTCCGCACCGCCAACCTCTTCAGCCCCCCGGCCAAGTTCGTCCACGAGACCGGGGAGCGGGTGGGGCGGGCCTTAAATAGCCTCCTCGCGGGCGGGGTCATCGTGAGCGGGGGGACGGTGCGGGAGTCCGTCCTCTTCCGGAGGGTGCGGGTGAACTCCTATAGCCTCGTGGAGCGCTCCGTCCTCTTTGACGACGTGGAGGTGGGGCGCTACTGCCGCATCCGGAACGCCATCATTGACAAGAACGTGAAGATCCCTCCCCACACGGAGATCGGCTACGACCTGGAGCTGGACCGGGCCCGGGGGTTCACCGTCACCCCCGAGGGCGTGGTGGTGGTGCCCAAGGGCTACCGCTTTTAG
- a CDS encoding glycogen synthase family protein produces the protein MGVMRVLHVAPEAYPLAKVGGLADVVGALPKALKPLGVEAHVLLPWHGGLEARRVGEVAFPFFGREERAPLGERVEGGVRFLLLGVEGFGRERIYGYPDDAERYLRFALAAKEVARGYDLVHAHDWTAALLALYAPTVYTIHNLAHQGLVDPGLFFSWTGLPWSLFHMEALEFYGRVNLMKGGIVFARRVTTVSPSYAEEIQTPGFGLGLDGVLRRHAGKLRGILNGLDTEVFDPGKDPYLPAPYTREDPSGKARAKEVFRERTGLRPPVLAYIGRLDPQKGLDLLLKALPRLLEMGFRLYVQGVGDEGLQGAFLRAEEENPEGVRFLPAYDEAMARLAYAGAEAVLVPSRFEPCGLVQMIASRYGTPPVARAVGGLKDTVEDGRTGVLFETYHPEGLLYGVLRLFRLGAEEMGLRGMEKDFSWEGPARAYREVYREALG, from the coding sequence ATGGGCGTTATGCGCGTGCTCCACGTGGCCCCCGAGGCCTACCCCCTGGCCAAGGTGGGGGGGCTTGCCGACGTGGTGGGGGCCCTCCCCAAGGCCCTGAAGCCTTTGGGGGTGGAGGCCCATGTCCTCCTCCCCTGGCACGGGGGGCTGGAGGCCAGGCGGGTGGGGGAGGTGGCCTTTCCCTTCTTCGGGCGGGAGGAGAGGGCCCCTTTGGGGGAGCGGGTGGAGGGGGGGGTGCGGTTTCTCCTCCTCGGGGTGGAGGGGTTTGGGCGGGAGCGGATCTACGGCTACCCCGACGACGCCGAGCGCTACCTCCGCTTCGCCTTGGCGGCCAAAGAGGTGGCGAGGGGCTACGACCTGGTTCACGCCCACGACTGGACCGCGGCCCTCCTCGCCCTCTACGCCCCCACGGTCTACACCATCCACAACCTGGCCCACCAGGGCCTCGTGGACCCGGGGCTCTTCTTTTCCTGGACCGGGCTTCCCTGGAGCCTCTTCCACATGGAGGCCCTGGAGTTCTACGGCCGGGTGAACCTGATGAAGGGGGGGATCGTCTTCGCCCGCCGGGTCACCACGGTGAGCCCCTCTTACGCCGAGGAGATCCAGACCCCCGGGTTCGGCCTGGGCCTGGACGGGGTCTTGAGGAGGCACGCCGGGAAGCTCAGGGGCATCCTGAACGGCCTGGACACGGAGGTCTTTGACCCCGGTAAAGACCCCTACCTCCCCGCCCCCTACACCCGAGAGGACCCCTCGGGGAAGGCCCGGGCCAAGGAGGTCTTCCGGGAGAGGACGGGGCTTAGGCCTCCCGTTCTCGCCTATATAGGCCGCCTGGACCCCCAGAAGGGCCTGGACCTCCTCCTAAAGGCCCTTCCCCGCCTCCTGGAGATGGGCTTTCGCCTCTACGTCCAAGGCGTGGGGGACGAGGGGCTTCAGGGGGCGTTCCTTCGGGCGGAGGAGGAAAATCCCGAAGGGGTCCGCTTCCTCCCCGCCTACGATGAGGCCATGGCCCGCCTGGCCTACGCCGGGGCGGAGGCGGTCTTGGTCCCGAGCCGCTTTGAGCCCTGCGGCTTGGTGCAGATGATCGCAAGCCGCTACGGCACCCCTCCCGTGGCCCGGGCCGTGGGCGGGCTCAAGGACACCGTGGAGGACGGGAGGACGGGGGTCCTTTTTGAGACCTACCACCCCGAGGGCCTCCTTTACGGCGTGCTCCGCCTCTTCCGCCTGGGGGCGGAGGAGATGGGCCTAAGGGGCATGGAAAAGGACTTCTCCTGGGAGGGCCCGGCGCGGGCCTACCGGGAGGTGTACCGGGAGGCCCTGGGCTAG
- the dusA gene encoding tRNA dihydrouridine(20/20a) synthase DusA, with protein MLDLRLSVAPMVDRTDRHFRFLVRQVSLGVRLYTEMTVDQAVLRGNRERLLAFRPEEHPIALQLAGRDPKRLAEAARIGEAFGYDEINLNLGCPSEKAQEGGYGACLLLDLVRVQEILKAMGEAVRVPVTVKLRLGLEGRETYESLAQAVEAMAEAGVKVFIVHARSALLALSPKANREIPPLRHDWVHRLKGDFPQLTFVTNGGIRSLEEALSHLEKVDGVMLGRAVYEDPFVLEEADRRVFGLPRRPSRLEVARRMRAYLEEEALKGTPPWAVLRHMLNLFRGRPKGRLWRRLLSEGRSLQALDRALRLMEEEVGEEGEEEKPGPKGQAERAPGPAREGV; from the coding sequence GTGCTTGACCTGAGGCTTTCCGTGGCCCCCATGGTGGACCGCACCGACCGGCACTTCCGCTTCCTGGTGCGGCAGGTGAGCCTGGGGGTGAGGCTCTACACGGAGATGACCGTGGACCAGGCGGTGCTGAGGGGAAACCGGGAGCGCCTCCTCGCCTTCCGCCCCGAGGAGCACCCCATCGCCCTCCAGCTTGCGGGCAGGGACCCCAAGCGCCTAGCCGAGGCGGCGAGGATCGGCGAGGCCTTCGGCTACGACGAGATCAACCTCAACCTAGGCTGCCCCTCGGAGAAGGCCCAGGAAGGGGGGTATGGGGCCTGCCTCCTCTTGGACCTCGTGCGGGTGCAAGAGATCCTAAAGGCCATGGGGGAGGCCGTCCGCGTCCCCGTGACGGTGAAGCTGCGCCTGGGCCTCGAGGGGAGGGAGACCTACGAAAGCCTTGCCCAGGCCGTGGAGGCCATGGCGGAGGCGGGGGTCAAGGTCTTCATCGTCCACGCAAGGAGCGCCCTCCTCGCCCTCTCCCCGAAAGCGAACCGCGAGATCCCCCCCTTGCGCCACGACTGGGTCCACCGGCTCAAAGGGGACTTTCCCCAGCTCACCTTCGTCACCAACGGGGGGATAAGGAGCCTGGAGGAGGCCCTCTCCCACCTGGAGAAGGTAGACGGGGTGATGTTGGGGCGGGCGGTCTACGAGGACCCCTTCGTCCTGGAGGAGGCGGACCGGAGGGTCTTTGGCCTCCCCCGCCGTCCAAGCCGCCTCGAGGTGGCCCGGAGGATGCGGGCCTACCTGGAAGAGGAGGCCCTAAAGGGCACGCCCCCTTGGGCGGTCTTGAGGCACATGCTCAACCTCTTCCGGGGAAGGCCCAAGGGGAGGCTTTGGCGAAGACTCCTCAGCGAGGGCCGCTCCCTCCAGGCCCTGGACCGGGCCCTACGGCTTATGGAGGAAGAGGTAGGCGAGGAGGGCGAGGAGGAAAAACCAGGCCCAAAGGGGCAGGCGGAAAGGGCGCCTGGGCCTGCCCGTGAGGGGGTCTAA
- a CDS encoding polyprenyl synthetase family protein, with protein sequence MVPTPEAIRQALQERLLARLDHPDPLYRDLLQDYPRRGGKMLRGLLTVYSALAHGAPLEAGLEAATALELFQNWVLIHDDIEDGSEERRGRPALHRLHPMPLALNAGDALHAEMWGLLAEGLARGLFPPEVLLEFHEVVRRTAYGQHLDLLWTLSGTFDLRPEDYFRMVAHKAAYYTAVAPLRLGALLAGKTPPAAYEEGGLKLGMAFQIVDDILNLEGDEAYGKERAGDLYEGKRTLILLRFLEEASPEERARALALLALPREAKPEAEVGWLLERLLASRALAWAKAEAKRLQAEGLALLEAAFRDLPGKEALDHLQGLLAALVERRA encoded by the coding sequence ATGGTGCCCACGCCCGAGGCCATCCGGCAGGCCCTCCAAGAAAGGCTCCTCGCCCGCCTGGACCACCCCGACCCCCTTTACCGGGACCTCCTCCAGGACTACCCCAGGCGGGGGGGGAAGATGCTCCGGGGCCTCCTCACCGTGTACAGCGCCCTGGCCCACGGGGCGCCCTTGGAAGCGGGCCTGGAAGCCGCGACTGCCCTGGAGCTTTTCCAGAACTGGGTCCTGATCCACGACGACATTGAGGACGGCTCCGAGGAGCGCCGGGGCCGGCCCGCCCTCCACCGCCTCCACCCCATGCCCCTGGCCCTGAACGCGGGGGACGCCCTGCACGCCGAGATGTGGGGCCTCCTCGCGGAAGGCCTCGCCCGGGGGCTTTTCCCCCCGGAGGTCCTCTTGGAGTTCCACGAGGTGGTGCGGCGCACCGCCTACGGCCAGCACCTGGACCTCCTCTGGACCCTAAGCGGGACCTTTGACCTGAGGCCGGAGGACTACTTCCGCATGGTGGCCCACAAGGCCGCCTACTACACCGCCGTGGCCCCCTTGCGCCTCGGGGCCCTCCTCGCCGGGAAGACCCCGCCCGCCGCCTACGAGGAGGGGGGGCTAAAGCTCGGCATGGCCTTCCAGATCGTGGACGACATCCTGAACCTCGAGGGGGACGAGGCCTACGGCAAGGAGCGGGCCGGGGACCTCTACGAGGGCAAGCGCACCCTAATCCTCCTCCGCTTCCTGGAGGAGGCTTCCCCCGAGGAAAGGGCCCGGGCCCTCGCCCTCCTCGCCCTGCCCCGGGAGGCGAAGCCCGAGGCGGAGGTGGGTTGGCTTCTGGAAAGGCTCCTCGCCTCGAGGGCCCTGGCCTGGGCCAAGGCGGAGGCCAAGCGCCTCCAGGCCGAGGGCCTCGCCCTCCTGGAGGCCGCCTTCCGGGACCTCCCGGGGAAGGAGGCCCTGGACCACCTCCAGGGCCTTCTCGCCGCCTTGGTGGAGCGCAGGGCATAA
- the ispH gene encoding 4-hydroxy-3-methylbut-2-enyl diphosphate reductase: MTGLRRVYLARPRGFCAGVVMAIEAVERWAEALKEKGELVVYHEIVHNRVVVERLKAKGVHFVEDLTEVERLRRERRLADTVVFSAHGHPPAVRRQAAEMGLTVLDATCPLVTKVHTEAKRYAKEGYWILLIGDSADHQEIKGTYGEAPERTILVAVHTHVGKDPRLADPHTVEVPDPERVVVLTQTTLSVDDTLATIEILKRRFPKLVVPSRKDLCYATQNRQEAVKRIAPKVDAFLVLTSPHSSNGMRLLELAQSLVGRAYRLERPEELRPEWLEGVESLGITSAASTPEDLVQGVVARLKALSPGLEVVEEGEWEAISFREPKPLSPEEVLKGA; this comes from the coding sequence ATGACGGGGCTTCGGCGGGTCTACCTGGCCCGGCCCCGGGGCTTCTGCGCCGGGGTGGTGATGGCCATTGAGGCGGTGGAGCGGTGGGCAGAGGCCCTGAAGGAAAAGGGAGAGCTCGTGGTCTATCACGAGATCGTCCACAACCGGGTGGTGGTGGAGCGCCTCAAGGCCAAGGGGGTCCACTTCGTGGAGGACCTGACCGAGGTGGAAAGGCTTAGGCGGGAAAGGCGCCTCGCGGACACCGTGGTCTTCTCGGCCCACGGCCACCCCCCTGCGGTCCGCCGCCAGGCGGCGGAAATGGGCCTCACCGTCCTGGACGCCACCTGCCCCCTGGTGACCAAGGTGCACACCGAGGCGAAACGCTACGCCAAGGAGGGGTACTGGATCCTCCTCATCGGGGACTCCGCCGACCACCAGGAGATCAAGGGCACCTACGGGGAGGCCCCGGAGAGGACCATCCTGGTGGCGGTGCACACCCACGTGGGCAAGGACCCCCGCCTGGCCGACCCCCACACCGTGGAGGTGCCGGACCCCGAGCGGGTGGTGGTCCTCACCCAGACCACCTTGAGCGTGGACGACACCCTGGCCACCATAGAGATCCTCAAAAGGCGCTTCCCCAAGCTGGTGGTCCCCTCCCGCAAGGACCTCTGCTACGCCACCCAGAACCGCCAGGAGGCGGTGAAGCGGATCGCCCCCAAGGTGGACGCCTTTTTGGTCCTCACGAGCCCCCACTCCTCCAACGGGATGCGCCTTTTGGAGCTGGCCCAGAGCCTGGTGGGCCGGGCCTACCGGCTGGAGCGCCCGGAGGAGCTTAGGCCCGAGTGGCTGGAGGGGGTGGAAAGCCTGGGGATCACCTCCGCCGCCAGCACCCCCGAGGACCTGGTGCAAGGAGTGGTGGCCCGCCTCAAGGCCCTAAGCCCGGGGCTGGAAGTGGTGGAAGAAGGGGAGTGGGAGGCCATCAGCTTCCGCGAGCCCAAGCCCCTCTCTCCCGAGGAGGTCCTGAAGGGTGCTTGA